The genomic region GactggcaaaaataatatttaaagatatttacaACCTTGCATTGGCTACCTATCTGTACACAAGGCATAGTGATCATAACACAGTTGTGCACAAAAAAGGACAATATTAAGTAGACATCATTACAGCAGTACAGTGAAATGACGTCACAATACCAGTGAAAATTGAGCATTATACAAAACATACCACTTTACTGCAAACTACAATTTTTACAATATGCATGTCATGAAAAATCAGTAGTACTTTTAACTGGAATTCGATGCACAGATTTCCTGGGTTACTATAAGTCTTTTAAGGGATGCAACTTCAGCAGATAGAGTTGCAATACCTTGCTTTAAATATAAGCTCTCTGACTCAGGGGCTTTGTAGACATTGTCTTTTATATGCACAATCCCAGATGTTTTACAAAGACTTGGCATTTTATCAAGTTCCCTGTGATGCCACTGACCTGGTTTGAGTGGCCAGTCCTGAATATTAGTTACTTGAACTGATAAAGGGGACAAAGAAGAATGTACCATGTTTTCACTGTTGTGTTTTTCCAGCTGTAAGTGCCTCTTTGAAGACATATCAATTGGCAGGGTCAGTTTTTGTGTGCTATCAAGCTCGCTTTCCAGTGCTTCTACTTTAATCTGCATTGCCTTAGCTTTAATACGGAGCTTGTGAGGTAATGCAGAGGAGTTCACTTCTGGAACTTTTATGATTGTCGTGTGGCCGTTTTTAAGTTCAACGGGGGAATGAATAGGACCTTTTGGAACCCGCTGTTCATCCTCACCATCAGATGTCTTTCCTACCACACCTTCGTCTGCTTCTGATGTTCTCGGAGAGTTACTTGACGATCTGTTTATGTGCACAAGTGGTGGAGAATGTGAATACCCGGGAAATGTGCTTCCAATATAATTGGCATATATAGAGCCTTGGAAAGTGTTACTGTCTTCTCTGGCATCTCTTGAAAAGTTCTCCACTTCCACAGGCTCCCGTTTAACTCTTTGGAACTTTATATCAGTGCTTCTGCAGTTGCTCTGGATAGTGCTCGGCTGAACATGCTCCATGGATGAGGCCTCAGACACATCAGACAGAGAGCTTTGTGGGGAGTGCTTGATAACTGAAATACAACTGCTGGTCATTACAGAATGTTCATGATCACTGTTATACGACATATTTGGCTTGGAAGATGAGTACTcctgaaaaaaaactgcagtggAGCTGGTGACCTTTTGTATTTCTTGGGCATAGGAAGTAGAACTTATCAAACCAAATTTAAGTTTTAATGATAGCAGTTCTGTTTTCAGACTGGCATTCTCTTCCCCTAGTACCATAAGTTTATTTTCCAAAACCACATCATTTAACCTCCGTTTTTCTCTTGACCTTTTTGCAGCTTCGTTGTTTTTCCGTCTTTTTTCCCAATACATAGCATCTTTCTTTTCATCTGGGATAAATTCCCTTTTCCTCCGACACGAGGAGCTTTTGTTTTTCACATTTAGCCCATCACTGTACAACATATCGTTGCTGGAGTCCATAGATTCTGACATGTCTGGTATATTTGAACTAAGAACAAGAATATTTTCCATACGCGAATCTGCACATTCTTGCTCTCTTTTAATGGTTGGCATTTTTGTCAGCTGCATGTGAAGGAAGTGGAGTTAAAAACCTTCTGCAGCTCTTAAAAAGAGCAATTTCACATCAACTTGAAACTCTTAATTAGATTAAATTCC from Xenopus laevis strain J_2021 chromosome 1S, Xenopus_laevis_v10.1, whole genome shotgun sequence harbors:
- the LOC108707002 gene encoding nuclear factor interleukin-3-regulated protein, encoding MQLTKMPTIKREQECADSRMENILVLSSNIPDMSESMDSSNDMLYSDGLNVKNKSSSCRRKREFIPDEKKDAMYWEKRRKNNEAAKRSREKRRLNDVVLENKLMVLGEENASLKTELLSLKLKFGLISSTSYAQEIQKVTSSTAVFFQEYSSSKPNMSYNSDHEHSVMTSSCISVIKHSPQSSLSDVSEASSMEHVQPSTIQSNCRSTDIKFQRVKREPVEVENFSRDAREDSNTFQGSIYANYIGSTFPGYSHSPPLVHINRSSSNSPRTSEADEGVVGKTSDGEDEQRVPKGPIHSPVELKNGHTTIIKVPEVNSSALPHKLRIKAKAMQIKVEALESELDSTQKLTLPIDMSSKRHLQLEKHNSENMVHSSLSPLSVQVTNIQDWPLKPGQWHHRELDKMPSLCKTSGIVHIKDNVYKAPESESLYLKQGIATLSAEVASLKRLIVTQEICASNSS